The following proteins are encoded in a genomic region of Heptranchias perlo isolate sHepPer1 chromosome 6, sHepPer1.hap1, whole genome shotgun sequence:
- the alox5ap gene encoding arachidonate 5-lipoxygenase-activating protein: MDVDVLDNVIFLGTVTVLSALQNVFFAYTVQNESIQKRTVHTAFDRVNIANHNCIEVYPTFLVLLWTAGLFCSQAPAAFAGLLYLVVRHKYFVGYLGENSQSLPGFFFGKRLMAFLFIMATAGIINYATNYFCGINFLYYIQTATKASAALLLIP, encoded by the exons ATGGATGTTGATGTTCTGGACAATGTGATCTTTTTGGGCACCGTCACTGTGCTCAGCGCTCTTCAGAACG TATTCTTTGCGTACACAGTGCAGAACGAATCCATCCAGAAGCGTACGGTACATACAGCTTTCGACCGGGTCAATATCGCAAA ccaTAACTGCATTGAGGTTTATCCCACATTTCTTGTTTTACTGTGGACAGCTGGACTTTTCTGTAGTCAGG CACCCGCAGCTTTCGCTGGACTATTGTATTTGGTGGTGAGGCACAAATACTTTGTGGGGTATTTAGGAGAAAACAGTCAAAG TCTTCCTGGTTTCTTTTTTGGAAAACGTTTAATGGCATTCCTGTTCATCATGGCAACCGCTGGAATTATCAACTATGCAACAAACTACTTCTGTGGAATCAACTTTCTGTATTATATTCAAACAGCCACAAAAGCCTCTGCTGCATTGCTTCTTATTCCCTAA